In Zingiber officinale cultivar Zhangliang chromosome 9B, Zo_v1.1, whole genome shotgun sequence, the genomic window GTAAATTGCCGTCATTTATTTGTCCAAATATATCTCCATTACCGTGGAAGCCGTCAAGCCGGCTGTATGAATCCATTTCACTAaaattggaagaaaaaaaaaaggagagtgaGAGGAAGACAGAAAGTGTCTCGAATTTATAGAAAGCGCCAGCATTTTTGATCCTGACGGAGGAGGAAACGGGAGGCAGGGATCGGGATTGCCAAATGCAACCCTAGGGCGAGTGACTTGGTTCGTGAAGGTGGGCGTTGGGGGCGGCAGATTGAGCGacaggaggaagaggaaggatggACGAAGTGGTACGATCTCTTTCCTAGACGCGTCGTCATTGAGGTCGTCGCGGTAACCGGAAGGATGGTGGTGGCCGACTCCAACTCTTTCAACAAGGTGATTCGTCCTCCCTCTTCTTGTTGACGCTTCGATCCGTTTGCTATTTTTTGATCTAAAAATCTAAATGAAATAAGCCGTGTAATCGAACGATTATTTGTTTTCGAGCTGAAAGTGGGCATTCTTTTTGGGTTTAAACTGGCGAAGGAAATGTGAATTCTTTTTTAGGTTAttagcagtttttttttttttgcatagcaTCGATATCGAATGAATTTTGGTCATTGTTCTTTGATTTCCACACATGTTGATGCAACGAAGAATCATAACATCGTTCGAGACGGTGCTTGTCTTCCTTTGAGGCCTGAAATTCTTTTCGGCCTCAAGATTTATTAGATTGGTCCGTATCTTTCTTTTTGTTCCACTTGTCATGATTTCTACATTGTTAAAACTCTCTGTAGCGTTTCGTCTCCCCTTCCTTTTCACTAGCTCCTAAATAATGCATATTAATTTTGTTCAACGATCATATGAATTTCAAATGAAAGATATAACGATCCAATGAACTGAGATCAAATCTATGTCTATATAATTTGTATTCATAAAACATGCGAACTTATTGGAATAGTTTCCTATGAACCATCTCTCCACAGGAAACGCTGATAATCAGGCATCCAAAGAAATATCCACTTAAGTTATGGGTAGCAGTTGTGGGATTATTCATGTTAAGTGGCATCTACATATTCTCCCTATGTCTAAAGCAAAGAGGCTTCCTAGTTATACCGAACCAAGTGAAGCTGAGAGCAAGGAAACAATCTTGTCATGATCCTAGCACCCTACATTTGGAGCCTCAATATCTACATTATCCAGAGCCTACATCTTACAACAGGTAATGAAGTGTGATTGTTGCAAAAAACTTCTTATCAGCTCCCTGTCTGATGGACACTTGATTTTTGTTGCAGGAATGAATGTGCTTGTACACCTGTTAGATTCTTTGCTATTTTGTCAATGCAGAGATCTGGAAGTGGATGGTTTGAGACATTATTAAATAGTCATGTTAATATCAGTTCAAATGGTGAAATTTTTTCTGTGAAAGAGAGGAGGAGCAATATTTCTTCTATCACACAGACACTCGATAAAATCTATAATTTGGATTGGCACAGTAGTGCATCTAAAAATGAATGTACtgcagctgttggtctgaaatggATGCTTAACCAGGTAAAAATGCTATATGACATGAACTGTTAGCATGTCTAGTTTAGATAAACTCCTTAACAATATAATCATTTTTGGTTTTATAGCTTTCTTAGATTCAGCCGAAGTGCAACATTCAATGAAGTTACAAAGTCCTGTTCATTTGGCTAGAGGCTCATTTCATCTAATTCTGACTTGATTACTTCTATAATAAGTTAGCTTGTTGTGCATTCATTTTTTTAATCCATCTACCCTTTTGCCATTTCAAATTGTAGAACTAGGGTTTCAAGGGAACAAAGTTACATCACTGCAAATTGATCCATCAAAAACAACCATGTTAGTTCTAACTATTTTAGGTAGTTTTAGTAAAGCTTATTCCTATATTATTTGTAGATGGAATTGTATTTATTAATGGGAGTAAAAAGGTTGATGTATTTGGGATGAGAAAGATGGATGAGTGAAATTACTAGAATGTATATAAAAGACACTAATTTTTTTCTGTGATAGTGAATTG contains:
- the LOC122025431 gene encoding nodulation protein H-like — its product is MVVADSNSFNKETLIIRHPKKYPLKLWVAVVGLFMLSGIYIFSLCLKQRGFLVIPNQVKLRARKQSCHDPSTLHLEPQYLHYPEPTSYNRNECACTPVRFFAILSMQRSGSGWFETLLNSHVNISSNGEIFSVKERRSNISSITQTLDKIYNLDWHSSASKNECTAAVGLKWMLNQGVMQHHKSINEYFNKRGVFAMFLFRRNLLRRLVSILANTHDRNVKQLNGTHKAHVHSKDEADILAKYKPTIDITSLIPELKHVDKLGTDSLGYFKSSHHIILFYEDLVNNRTKLMDVLDFLKLPKQKLFSRHVKIHKKPLSDQIENWGSVYATLKGTQYESFLNADYQL